The segment GCTCGCGCACCAGCTCGGCCTGGGTGCCACCGGCGAGGACGGACGCCGCGAGCGCCGCCACGTGGACGGGGTCGCCGCACCCGTCGTACACCCAGCGCGGGCCGAGCACCGAGTGCTCCATGGTGGCCACGAGATACGGGTCGGCACCGGCCAGCGGCGCACCCCGGTAGGTCAGCGGCACCTGCACGACCGTGCCGTCAGCGGTGCGGACGAGGTGCGTCTCGAGGCCGACCTCGCCGTCGGGATCCTCCAGCCGGTAGGCGCCGAGGACCTCGATCTCGCCATCGCTCGCCCAGGGTCGGTCCGCGAGGTAGGTCGCGAGGACCTCGGGCTTCGTCGGACGGATCTGCGCGCCGCCGTGCAGGAGTGCCATGGGCCGAACGTACGCCCGGGGCTCAACGCAGGCGCGTGATCTCGACCGAGACGAACAGCTCGGACTCCCCCTGCGTGGAGTAGATGCCGCGCAGCGGGGTGCTGTCGGAGTAGTCGCGTCCGCGGGCCACGAGCACGTGCCGCTCTCCGGGCACCACGGCGTTGGTCGGGTCGTAGCCGCGCCAGTCGCCGTCCCAGTACTCGATCCACGCGTGCGACTCGCCCTGCACCGTCTCGCCCACGACCGGCTCGGACGCGGGGTGCAGGTAGCCCGACACGTACCGGGCCGGGATGCCCGCCCGTCGCAGTGCGCCGACCGTCACGTGCGCGAGGTCCTGGCAGACGCCCGCACCGGCCTGCCACGCCTCGGCGGCCGTGGTGGACACGACGGTCGCACCCGGCAGGTAGCGCAGGTGGTCGTGCACGAGTCCGAAGACCGCGTCCGCGTACTCGCCCGGCGTGGCCGAGCCGGCCCGCAGGCCGTCGAGCTGTGACTCGAGGGCGACGTCGGGCCGGACCCAGTCGTCGAGCACCAGGAACTCGCACCACTCGTCGGCCACGGCCGGCAGGGCGTCCCACCCCACGGTCGGCTCGTCGACCGGGTGCGGGGTGCTCTCGACCGTCGACGTCGCGACCACCGTGAGCGCATCGTGCGGCTCGTGCACCTCGAACGCCGTGACCACGGTGCCCCAGTAGTCGCGGTACTCCTGCGACCACGCCGTGGGGGTGACCTCGATGCGGGAGCGCAGCACGAACTGGTCGGGCGTCGTCAGCGGCGTCAGGCGCGCCTCGTTGTAGGAGGCCGCCGCGCCCTCGTCGTACGTGAAGCCGGTGACGTGACGGATGCGCAGCTGCATGGGCCGACCCGAGCCACCGCCCTGCGTCTGGGACTGGAGCTGACCGTTCACAGCGCCACCCCTCCCGTCCACGCGTGGTTCTCCGAGTGCGAGAAGTACCGCGCCGAGACCGCCTCGCTGGCCGCTCCGCAGGTGCGCTGGAGCCGCTCCATCTCGATCGGCATCGCCTCGACGATCTCGGCCAGGGGCCGGTACTCCAGCTCGGTGCGCGCCCGACCGAGCAGACGTTGCGCCTCGTCGCCGAACCCGGACCGCTGGCCCCGCGCCTCGAGCCGGCTGAGCGCCCGTTCGGCCTCCATGAGCGCCGAGACCACCGACCGCGGGAACCAGCGGTCCAGCAGCAGGAACTCCGCCGCCTGGCGGTCGCCTTCGAGCCCGCGGTACGCCCGGATGAACGCCTCGTAGGCCCCGCACGCGCGCAACGTCGTCGGCCACGCGACCTGCGTGTCCGACGCGAGCGCCGCGGTCGAGAGCAGCCGAGCGGTCATGTCGACCCGCTCGATGCTGCGGCCGAGCACGAAGAAGTTCCAGCCCTCGTCGCGCGGCATGGTGCCGTCGGCGATGCCGTTGATCATGGCCGTGCGGTTGCGCACCCACGCGAACATGTCCGGCGGACGCTTCGTGCGTGCCGACGGCAGCCCGCGCCACATGGTGTTGATCGAGGCCCAGATGTCGGTCGACAACGTCTCGCGCGCACCTCGGGCGCCCTCGCGCGCGGCGGTGATCGCCGCGGCGATCGAGCTCGGCGAGTCGACGTTGTGCGCCAGCAGGTCGAGGATCGTCCACCGGTTGATCGACCCGGCGTAGTCCTCGACGCCCATGACGCTCAGCAGCTGCTCGCACGACGCGGCCTCGTCGATGGCCGGGTCCTCGACCAGCACCTGCAGCTGGACGTCGAGGATGCGCGCGGTGTCGTCGGCGCGCTCGAGGTAGCGGCCGATCCAGAACAACGACTCGGCGATGCGACTCAACATCCGCCCGCCACCTCTCGCTGGGGGTCGTCGGCGCGCTCGAGGTAGCGGCCGATACAGAACAACGACTCGGCGATGCGGCTCAGCATCAGGCACCTCCACCGATCTGGGACTGGCCACCCTGGGACTGGGACTGCCCGTCCTGGGTCTGCGTCTGGGCGGACCGCTTGGGCTTCTTGTCCGGCACGTCGTCGTCCTCGTCGACCGTGTCCTTCGGGTCGGCGGGCGTGAACGGGTCGGCCAGCACCCACGTGTCCTTGGAGCCGCCGCCGCGCGAGGAGTTCACGATCAGCTCGCCCTCGGGCAGGGCCACGCGCGTGAGGCCGCCGGGCAGCACGTACACGTCGTCGCCGTCGTTGACCGCGAACGGACGAAGGTCGACGTGCCGGGGCCGGATGCCCTGGTCCACGAGCGTCGGGACGGTGGACAGCGACACGACCGGCTGGGCGATCCACGCACGCGGGTCCGCGTGGATCTTGCCGCGCAGCTCGTCGAGCTCCTCGGCCGACGCCGCCGGACCGATGACGATGCCCTTGCCGCCGGACCCGTCCACCGGCTTGAGGACCAGCTCGTCGAGCCGGTCGAGGACCTCCTCGCGCTGGTCGACGTCGCCAAGGCGCCAGGTGTCGACGTTGGAGAGGATGGGGTCCTCGCCCAGGTAGTAGCGGATGAGGTCGGGGACGTACGTGTAGATCAGCTTGTCGTCGGCCACGCCGTTGCCCACGGCGTTGGCGATCGTCACGTTGCCCGCGCGGGCCGCGTTCACGAGACCGGGGACGCCGAGCACCGACTCGGGGACGAACTGCATGGGGTCGAGGTACTCGTCGTCGATGCGCCGGTAGATGACGTGCACCGGCTCCAGGCCGCGGGTGGTGCGCATGGACACGCGGCCCTGCTGGCAGACCAGGTCGCGACCCTCGACCAGCTCGACGCCCATCGTGCGCGCGAGCAGGGTGTGCTCGAAGTAGGCGGAGTTGTAGACGCCCGGGGTGAGCACCACGACGTTCGGGTCGCTCACGCCCGACGGTGCCGACGCCCGCAGCGCGGCGAGCAGGTTGCGCGAGTACTGCTGCACCGGGCGGATGCGGTGGTCGGCGAAGACCTCCGGCAGCGCGGCGGACATGGCCGGCCGGTTCGTCATCACGTACGAGACGCCCGACGGCACGCGGCAGTTGTCCTCCAGCACCCGGAACCGGCCGTCGCCGTCGCGGATGAGGTCGATGCCGGAGATGTGCACCCGCACCCCGTTGGGAGGCTCCAGCCCGGCCACGACGCGGTGGTAGTGCGGCGACGTCAGCACCGTCTCGCGCGGGACGACGCCGTCGGTGAACACCTCGCCGGGGCCGTAGACGTCGGCCAGGAACGCCTCGAGGGCCTTGACCCGCTGCCGCACGCCCGTGTCGACGTGCGCCCAGTCGGCCGCCTCGATGATCCGGGGGACGATGTCGAGCGGGAACGGCCGCTCCTCGCCCCCGACGCCGAACGTGACGCCCTGGTCGAGGTAGGCCGACGCGAGCGACTCCGCCCTCGAGCGGATCTCCTCGTTGCCCATCTGCGAGAAGGCGGAGTGCACCCGCGCGTACTCGTTGCGCAGGCTGTCGGCGTCGAACATCTCGTCGAACCCGGCCACGGGCCCGTAGCCGTCGAAGAGGTGCGCGTCGCTCACGTGGCCACCCTAGGCAGAGGAGGTGTCGGTCATGTTTCGTCTCCTGTCTAGCGGACCCCGGCGCCCCGTGCACCCCCGCAGGGGATCCGGCTCGCGCCCACCGAGTCGCACCGGACCTCCAGGACTCCTAGGGTCGGAGCATGAGCGACGACGGGGGCGGACCGCACGAGAAGCCCGGCATCAAGGAGCGCATCGCCGCGGCGAGCCCGTTCCTGGCCCACGTGATCCGGATGCTCGACCACTACGGCCAGCGCCGCGGGAACCTGGCCGCCGGTGGCGCCACCTACTTCGGGTTCCTCAGCTTCTTCCCGCTCCTGGCGGTCTCGTTCGCGGTCGTCGGCCAGCTCGCCGAGGTCTACCCCGACGCCCAGCAGGACTTCGTCGACGCCCTCAGCGGGGTGCTGCCGGGGATCGTGTCGGTCGATCCCGCGCCCGGGCGCATCGCCCTGTCCGACATCGCCTCCAACGCCCCGGCCATCTACACGATCGGTCTGGCCACGGCGCTCTACGCGGGGCTCAACTGGGTCAGCGGACTGCGCGACGGCCTCAACCAGATGCTCGACCTGCCCACCACCGAGGCCGGCAACATCGTCAAGGCCAAGGGAACCGACCTCGTGACCCTCGTGGTCCTGGGGCTCGTGCTCGTGGCGTCGGTGTCGATCGGTGGTCTGCCGGTCGCGCTCGGGTCGACGATCCTCGACGCGGTCGGGCTGCCCGGGCCGCTCGGCGCCGTGCTGCTCACTCTGCTGTCGGTCGCGGTCGGCGTGGCGGTCAGCACCCTGCTGTTCTGGGCCATCTTCCGCCTGCTGCCGAAGCCCGACCTCCTGGGCGCCGCCCTCTGGCGCGGGGCACTGTTCTCGGCGGTCGGCTTCGAGCTGATCAAGCAGTTCGCCAGCCTGATCCTCCGTGGCGCCAGCTCGGTGCCCGTCGCGTCGCTCGCGATCGCGCTGACCCTGGTCGTGTGGATCTACTACTTCTCCCGGCTCGTGATGTACGGCGTCTCGTGGGCCTGCACCGATGAGGAGACCTTGGCCGAGATCGCTGCGCTGGAAGGCGCGGGCCTCGGCGAGGACGGGCGCGACCGGGTCGCCGACGACGACGGGGCGTGGGTCGAGGACGACGTGGTCGAGGTCGAGCCGGCCGACGTCGGCTACGTGCGGCCCCTGGCCGTCGGGTTCGGCCTGGGCGCCCTGCTCGGAGGCCTCCTCGGCCGGTCCACGCGCGACGACTGAGCCGGGTCGTACCCTGGGCCTGTGAACGACCAGGCCGAGGGCGACGTCCGGCGCACGGTGTCCCGCACCATGAGTGCCGAGGAGACGGCCGCGCTGCAGAAGGTGCGCCGTCGTACGACCGCCATCTGCTTCTTCGTCGTGGCGATCCACGGCGTCATCGGCCTCGTGGTGGTGGCCGAGGTCATCGCCGGCCAGGACCGACGAAGCGGTGCGATCGT is part of the Aeromicrobium sp. Leaf245 genome and harbors:
- a CDS encoding transglutaminase family protein; this encodes MQLRIRHVTGFTYDEGAAASYNEARLTPLTTPDQFVLRSRIEVTPTAWSQEYRDYWGTVVTAFEVHEPHDALTVVATSTVESTPHPVDEPTVGWDALPAVADEWCEFLVLDDWVRPDVALESQLDGLRAGSATPGEYADAVFGLVHDHLRYLPGATVVSTTAAEAWQAGAGVCQDLAHVTVGALRRAGIPARYVSGYLHPASEPVVGETVQGESHAWIEYWDGDWRGYDPTNAVVPGERHVLVARGRDYSDSTPLRGIYSTQGESELFVSVEITRLR
- a CDS encoding alpha-E domain-containing protein encodes the protein MLSRIAESLFWIGRYLERADDTARILDVQLQVLVEDPAIDEAASCEQLLSVMGVEDYAGSINRWTILDLLAHNVDSPSSIAAAITAAREGARGARETLSTDIWASINTMWRGLPSARTKRPPDMFAWVRNRTAMINGIADGTMPRDEGWNFFVLGRSIERVDMTARLLSTAALASDTQVAWPTTLRACGAYEAFIRAYRGLEGDRQAAEFLLLDRWFPRSVVSALMEAERALSRLEARGQRSGFGDEAQRLLGRARTELEYRPLAEIVEAMPIEMERLQRTCGAASEAVSARYFSHSENHAWTGGVAL
- a CDS encoding alpha-E domain-containing protein codes for the protein MLSRIAESLFCIGRYLERADDPQREVAGGC
- a CDS encoding circularly permuted type 2 ATP-grasp protein: MFDADSLRNEYARVHSAFSQMGNEEIRSRAESLASAYLDQGVTFGVGGEERPFPLDIVPRIIEAADWAHVDTGVRQRVKALEAFLADVYGPGEVFTDGVVPRETVLTSPHYHRVVAGLEPPNGVRVHISGIDLIRDGDGRFRVLEDNCRVPSGVSYVMTNRPAMSAALPEVFADHRIRPVQQYSRNLLAALRASAPSGVSDPNVVVLTPGVYNSAYFEHTLLARTMGVELVEGRDLVCQQGRVSMRTTRGLEPVHVIYRRIDDEYLDPMQFVPESVLGVPGLVNAARAGNVTIANAVGNGVADDKLIYTYVPDLIRYYLGEDPILSNVDTWRLGDVDQREEVLDRLDELVLKPVDGSGGKGIVIGPAASAEELDELRGKIHADPRAWIAQPVVSLSTVPTLVDQGIRPRHVDLRPFAVNDGDDVYVLPGGLTRVALPEGELIVNSSRGGGSKDTWVLADPFTPADPKDTVDEDDDVPDKKPKRSAQTQTQDGQSQSQGGQSQIGGGA
- a CDS encoding YihY/virulence factor BrkB family protein, translating into MSDDGGGPHEKPGIKERIAAASPFLAHVIRMLDHYGQRRGNLAAGGATYFGFLSFFPLLAVSFAVVGQLAEVYPDAQQDFVDALSGVLPGIVSVDPAPGRIALSDIASNAPAIYTIGLATALYAGLNWVSGLRDGLNQMLDLPTTEAGNIVKAKGTDLVTLVVLGLVLVASVSIGGLPVALGSTILDAVGLPGPLGAVLLTLLSVAVGVAVSTLLFWAIFRLLPKPDLLGAALWRGALFSAVGFELIKQFASLILRGASSVPVASLAIALTLVVWIYYFSRLVMYGVSWACTDEETLAEIAALEGAGLGEDGRDRVADDDGAWVEDDVVEVEPADVGYVRPLAVGFGLGALLGGLLGRSTRDD